In a single window of the Esox lucius isolate fEsoLuc1 chromosome 22, fEsoLuc1.pri, whole genome shotgun sequence genome:
- the LOC105023145 gene encoding cyclic AMP-responsive element-binding protein 1 isoform X1, with the protein MTMEAGADTQQGGDTAVSESEAQQIATLAQVSMAAAQVSPSGPTVTLVQLPNGQTVQVHGVIQAAQPSVIQSPQVQTVQISTVAEDSQDSQESVDSVTDSQKRREILSRRPSYRKILNDLSSDVSAVPRIEEEKSEDDSTPAITTVTMPTSCPIYQTSSGQYIAITQGGAIQLANNGTDGMQGLQTLTMTNAAGGQQGATILQYAQTSDGQQILVPSNQVVMQAASGEVQAYQIRTANTSSITPGMVMASSPAMSGQEGPEVVVTRKREVRLMKNREAARECRRKKKEYVKCLENRVAVLENQNKTLIEELKALKDLYCHKSE; encoded by the exons ATGACAATGGAAGCAGGTGCAGATACACAGCAGGGTGGTGACACGGCTGTTTCTGAGTCTGAGGCCCAGCAGATCGCCACCCTTGCCCAG GTATCCATGGCTGCGGCACAGGTCTCCCCGAGCGGACCCACGGTCACCCTGGTGCAGCTGCCCAACGGTCAGACGGTGCAGGTGCACGGGGTCATCCAGGCCGCCCAGCCCTCTGTTATCCAGTCGCCACAGGTGCAGACTGTTCAG ATTTCAACGGTTGCGGAAGACTCCCAGGATTCCCAGGAATCAGTGGATAGTGTCACAGACTCCCAAAAGAGGAGGGAGATTCTGTCCAGACGTCCTTCCTACAG GAAGATCCTGAACGACCTGTCGTCGGACGTGTCGGCAGTTCCGCGAATCGAGGAGGAGAAATCGGAGGACGACTCAACCCCTGCCATCACCACGGTCACCATGCCCACGTCATGCCCAATCTACCAGACAAGCAGCGGCCAGTACA TTGCCATTACTCAGGGCGGAGCCATCCAGCTGGCCAATAATGGCACAGATGGCATGCAGGGGCTTCAGACGCTAACCATGACCAATGCGGCGGGCGGCCAGCAGGGGGCCACCATCCTGCAGTACGCCCAGACATCGGACGGGCAGCAGATCCTGGTACCTAGCAACCAGGTGGTAATGCAAG CTGCCTCTGGAGAAGTGCAGGCCTACCAGATCCGTACGGCCAACACCAGCTCCATCACCCCTGGCATGGTCATGGCGTCTTCTCCCGCCATGTCCGGTCAGGAAGGCCCAGAAGTTGTTGTCACCCGCAAGAGGGAGGTCAGGCTCATGAAGAACAG GGAGGCGGCCCGGGAATGTcgcagaaagaaaaaggagtaTGTCAAGTGTCTGGAGAACCGTGTGGCTGTGTTGGAGAATCAAAACAAAACCCTCATCGAGGAACTGAAGGCACTTAAAGACTTGTACTGCCACAAATCAGAatag
- the LOC105023145 gene encoding cyclic AMP-responsive element-binding protein 1 isoform X2 — MAAAQVSPSGPTVTLVQLPNGQTVQVHGVIQAAQPSVIQSPQVQTVQISTVAEDSQDSQESVDSVTDSQKRREILSRRPSYRKILNDLSSDVSAVPRIEEEKSEDDSTPAITTVTMPTSCPIYQTSSGQYIAITQGGAIQLANNGTDGMQGLQTLTMTNAAGGQQGATILQYAQTSDGQQILVPSNQVVMQAASGEVQAYQIRTANTSSITPGMVMASSPAMSGQEGPEVVVTRKREVRLMKNREAARECRRKKKEYVKCLENRVAVLENQNKTLIEELKALKDLYCHKSE; from the exons ATGGCTGCGGCACAGGTCTCCCCGAGCGGACCCACGGTCACCCTGGTGCAGCTGCCCAACGGTCAGACGGTGCAGGTGCACGGGGTCATCCAGGCCGCCCAGCCCTCTGTTATCCAGTCGCCACAGGTGCAGACTGTTCAG ATTTCAACGGTTGCGGAAGACTCCCAGGATTCCCAGGAATCAGTGGATAGTGTCACAGACTCCCAAAAGAGGAGGGAGATTCTGTCCAGACGTCCTTCCTACAG GAAGATCCTGAACGACCTGTCGTCGGACGTGTCGGCAGTTCCGCGAATCGAGGAGGAGAAATCGGAGGACGACTCAACCCCTGCCATCACCACGGTCACCATGCCCACGTCATGCCCAATCTACCAGACAAGCAGCGGCCAGTACA TTGCCATTACTCAGGGCGGAGCCATCCAGCTGGCCAATAATGGCACAGATGGCATGCAGGGGCTTCAGACGCTAACCATGACCAATGCGGCGGGCGGCCAGCAGGGGGCCACCATCCTGCAGTACGCCCAGACATCGGACGGGCAGCAGATCCTGGTACCTAGCAACCAGGTGGTAATGCAAG CTGCCTCTGGAGAAGTGCAGGCCTACCAGATCCGTACGGCCAACACCAGCTCCATCACCCCTGGCATGGTCATGGCGTCTTCTCCCGCCATGTCCGGTCAGGAAGGCCCAGAAGTTGTTGTCACCCGCAAGAGGGAGGTCAGGCTCATGAAGAACAG GGAGGCGGCCCGGGAATGTcgcagaaagaaaaaggagtaTGTCAAGTGTCTGGAGAACCGTGTGGCTGTGTTGGAGAATCAAAACAAAACCCTCATCGAGGAACTGAAGGCACTTAAAGACTTGTACTGCCACAAATCAGAatag
- the LOC105023145 gene encoding cyclic AMP-responsive element-binding protein 1 isoform X3, whose product MPTSCPIYQTSSGQYIAITQGGAIQLANNGTDGMQGLQTLTMTNAAGGQQGATILQYAQTSDGQQILVPSNQVVMQAASGEVQAYQIRTANTSSITPGMVMASSPAMSGQEGPEVVVTRKREVRLMKNREAARECRRKKKEYVKCLENRVAVLENQNKTLIEELKALKDLYCHKSE is encoded by the exons ATGCCCACGTCATGCCCAATCTACCAGACAAGCAGCGGCCAGTACA TTGCCATTACTCAGGGCGGAGCCATCCAGCTGGCCAATAATGGCACAGATGGCATGCAGGGGCTTCAGACGCTAACCATGACCAATGCGGCGGGCGGCCAGCAGGGGGCCACCATCCTGCAGTACGCCCAGACATCGGACGGGCAGCAGATCCTGGTACCTAGCAACCAGGTGGTAATGCAAG CTGCCTCTGGAGAAGTGCAGGCCTACCAGATCCGTACGGCCAACACCAGCTCCATCACCCCTGGCATGGTCATGGCGTCTTCTCCCGCCATGTCCGGTCAGGAAGGCCCAGAAGTTGTTGTCACCCGCAAGAGGGAGGTCAGGCTCATGAAGAACAG GGAGGCGGCCCGGGAATGTcgcagaaagaaaaaggagtaTGTCAAGTGTCTGGAGAACCGTGTGGCTGTGTTGGAGAATCAAAACAAAACCCTCATCGAGGAACTGAAGGCACTTAAAGACTTGTACTGCCACAAATCAGAatag
- the mettl21a gene encoding protein N-lysine methyltransferase METTL21A (The RefSeq protein has 3 substitutions compared to this genomic sequence) has translation MALVPYDGNYLPALSKLHNSSVEFDFAQHHVRLTQDWNTLGVAAVVWDAAVVLCMYLELGQVELKGKVAIELGAGTGLVGIVAALLGAKKVTITDRKPALDFLAANVKENIPPDQLAAVEVSELIWGQGLERYPEGGFDIVLGADIVYLEDTFPSLLQTMNYLCSNSTVVLLACRIRYERDTKFLNMLKQNFMVQEIHYGKERDIYIYKALKLTGKDL, from the exons ATGGCGCTTGTACCATACGATGGAAATTACTTGCCCGCGCTCTCCAAACTACACAACTCGTCTGTTGAGTTTGATTTTGCTCAACACCATGTTCGTTTAACTCAAGACTGGAATACTCTTGGGGTAGCTGCTGTCGTCTGGGATGCT gCAGTAGTGCTGTGTATGTACCTGGAGCTGGGCCAGGTTGAGCTGAAGGGCAAAGTTGCTATTGAGCTAGGGGCTGGCACTGGACTGGTGGGCATTGTGGCAGCTTTGCTAG GTGCCAAAAAAGTGACCATCACTGACCGTAAGCCAGCCTTGGACTTTCTGGCAGCCAATGTGAAAGAGAACATTCCCCCAGATCAGCTAGCAGCAGTGGAGGTCTCAGAACTAACCTGGGGTCAGGGCTTAGAGCGCTATCCGGAAGGAGGCTTTGACATAGTGCTGGGAGCGGACATTGTTTACCTGGAAGACACATTTCCATCATTGTTACAGACGATGAATTACCTATGCTCAAATAGTACGGTGGTCTTGCTGGCTTGTAGGATCCGCTACGAGCGAGATACCAAATTCCTGAACATGCTTAAGCAAAACTTCATGGTGCAAGAGATCCATTATGACAAGGAACGAGACATCTACATCTACAAGGCTTTGAAGCTTACAAGGAAAGATCTGTAG